A stretch of Caenibius tardaugens NBRC 16725 DNA encodes these proteins:
- a CDS encoding globin-coupled sensor protein, whose product MRDSISDRLEFLEIDEETRAALCDFLPLVDDALPVVLIEFYEHLAHHPEMIAMFGTGERRKDRVDHAAAAQARHWRNLFSGRFDERYVASVRVIGLTHSRIGLAPRWYIGGYAFIMNRIYGVVARAYSSRFHPAAAQEKTARMMRAVNQAVMLDMDLAISVYIEENQNSYDRKLEALAAGFESSVKGVVDSVAASAQTMQGSADALARIVDETHRQTVAVSTATEQASINVQSVANAADELSAASAEIGEQAARSAQTARQAVEEADATRGTVDRLAQAARRIGDIVALIRDIADKTNLLALNATIEAARAGDAGKGFAVVASEVKSLATQTALATEEISTQILDIQDATGQSVDAIQSIGRTIDNINAISGAIAAAIQQQTSATAEISRNVQQAATGTTEISSSIVRVTQSATDTGQTAERVLAASGSLTEQAMTLRSVVDAFLATLRSGGNGQAADAA is encoded by the coding sequence ATGAGAGACAGCATCAGCGACAGACTGGAATTTCTGGAAATAGACGAGGAAACCCGCGCCGCGCTGTGCGACTTCCTACCCTTGGTCGATGATGCGCTGCCCGTGGTGCTGATCGAGTTTTACGAGCATCTGGCCCACCACCCCGAAATGATCGCCATGTTCGGCACGGGCGAACGCCGGAAGGACAGAGTCGACCACGCCGCCGCCGCGCAGGCGCGGCATTGGCGCAACCTGTTCTCCGGGCGGTTCGATGAGCGCTATGTCGCCTCCGTCCGCGTGATCGGCCTGACCCATAGCCGGATCGGTCTTGCTCCACGTTGGTATATCGGCGGCTATGCCTTCATCATGAACCGTATCTATGGCGTCGTCGCCCGCGCCTATAGCAGCCGCTTTCACCCCGCCGCCGCGCAGGAGAAAACGGCCCGCATGATGCGGGCCGTCAATCAGGCCGTCATGCTCGACATGGACCTCGCGATCTCGGTCTATATCGAAGAGAACCAGAACAGCTACGACAGGAAGCTCGAAGCCCTCGCGGCGGGCTTCGAGTCATCAGTGAAGGGCGTGGTCGATTCCGTCGCGGCGTCCGCACAGACCATGCAGGGCAGCGCCGACGCGCTCGCGCGGATCGTGGACGAAACGCACCGCCAGACGGTCGCCGTCTCGACCGCGACCGAACAGGCGTCGATCAACGTGCAATCCGTCGCCAACGCCGCCGACGAGCTTTCGGCGGCGAGCGCGGAGATCGGCGAACAGGCCGCGCGCTCCGCGCAAACCGCGCGGCAGGCGGTCGAGGAAGCCGACGCCACGCGCGGCACCGTGGACAGGCTGGCACAGGCCGCGCGTAGGATCGGCGATATTGTCGCGCTGATCCGTGACATTGCCGACAAGACCAACCTGCTCGCGCTCAACGCCACCATCGAGGCGGCCCGCGCCGGGGACGCCGGAAAGGGTTTCGCGGTGGTCGCGAGCGAAGTGAAATCCCTCGCGACCCAAACCGCGCTGGCGACGGAGGAAATCTCCACGCAGATTCTCGATATACAGGACGCGACGGGTCAGAGCGTGGACGCCATCCAGAGCATCGGCCGCACCATCGACAACATCAACGCCATATCCGGCGCGATTGCCGCCGCGATCCAGCAGCAGACGAGCGCGACCGCCGAGATCTCGCGCAACGTCCAGCAGGCCGCCACGGGCACGACCGAGATTTCCTCGTCCATCGTCAGGGTTACGCAATCCGCGACCGACACCGGACAGACGGCGGAGCGTGTGCTGGCGGCGTCCGGCAGCTTGACCGAACAGGCCATGACATTGCGGTCGGTGGTCGATGCGTTCCTCGCCACGCTGCGCAGTGGCGGGAATGGACAGGCGGCGGACGCCGCGTAA
- a CDS encoding tail fiber domain-containing protein, with translation MKFEFELDFIALIFLIVAALGFVGMALCQKKFTPPKPRDPSERGSIFMALFGAVALVAILGSAIMAYMNGPLRNSIFLTNRNIANTQMTVAAQMAVAAAAAQANSGDCDGDGIIEPLPWRAKGAGEPDPPTGGGFIPSQVGTSKSDPWGGPYGYCVWDHGSKIGDAACGGPSQNRLAGADSDGFATVAIISSGPDRTFQTTCSAFKDTSPHDGLPDTDLVAKDAGSDDLITVYTYREAVGASSGLWQLKSGDANTATIGSKDIEVGGNANFAGQVITDSLNSRSGLLSVNDPLRLPDETEFPTCTADLVGAIRRYQGAVEICGVDSGSNYAFLPVGGGSGGGSGSLNDLSDVVADYDDFENMFLGDGAGRVNATGEGNTALGIDALYNNTSGGWNISIGYTSLDRNTTGSENVAVGTNALHDNTTGNYNVAVGSNALWYGTVSNNTAVGYSALKVNTTGTSNAAVGYQALSKNTTASGNTALGSQALQNSTTGSANTAVGTSTLQNNTTGMSNTAVGTNALYSTKTGGYNVALGNQALFNNTTGTNNTALGYQALYTSTTSTGNTAVGYQALTLANFNSYNTASYNTAVGNLTLSKNTWGEGNTAVGNTALQNNTTGFHNTALGFEALKSTTGASDSTAVGYQALSSYKDGYAYSTAVGARALANANNGGFNTAVGSHALEQTTTGTNNTAVGVDAAASNTEGGGNTAIGMWALTTNTTGASNTVLGLDALSSNTTGSYNVSVGRGSMGSNTEGSFNTVVGNSAGGSGGDNVAVGYSALAGSGDRNIAVGIWALESNSTGYGNVGVGYAALDTNTTGSNNTALGYFADVSSANLTNATAIGNDAKATASNSIVLGNSDITKIYAKVTSITAISDRRLKRDIGDLGLGLDFLRKLRPVQYRFNNGDDTLRYGFIAQEVEAALPASLQRKVEESAPGKELALLNRQADERRTYRLSYGELTAPLVKAVQQLAANDDQTAKEIATLKGEIAALREAQRSCTGR, from the coding sequence ATGAAGTTTGAATTTGAACTGGATTTTATTGCCCTCATATTCCTGATAGTCGCCGCTCTTGGTTTTGTCGGCATGGCGCTGTGTCAGAAGAAATTCACCCCCCCCAAACCGCGCGATCCATCCGAACGAGGCAGCATCTTCATGGCGCTTTTCGGGGCCGTGGCGTTGGTCGCTATCCTTGGATCAGCCATCATGGCCTATATGAATGGGCCGCTGCGTAACTCTATCTTCCTCACCAATCGCAATATCGCGAACACGCAAATGACCGTCGCGGCCCAGATGGCGGTCGCCGCCGCCGCCGCGCAGGCCAATAGTGGCGATTGTGACGGAGACGGCATTATCGAGCCGCTGCCGTGGCGGGCAAAGGGAGCCGGAGAACCTGACCCGCCCACGGGCGGCGGCTTCATCCCCTCACAGGTCGGCACCAGCAAGTCGGACCCGTGGGGCGGTCCCTATGGCTATTGCGTATGGGATCACGGTTCGAAGATCGGCGACGCCGCGTGCGGCGGGCCGTCGCAGAACCGCTTGGCGGGTGCGGATTCCGATGGGTTCGCCACCGTCGCCATCATATCCTCCGGCCCCGACCGGACATTTCAGACGACATGCAGCGCGTTCAAGGACACGTCCCCGCATGACGGCCTGCCCGATACCGATCTCGTCGCCAAGGATGCCGGATCGGACGACCTGATCACCGTCTATACCTATCGCGAGGCCGTGGGCGCGTCGTCGGGCCTGTGGCAACTCAAGAGCGGCGACGCCAACACCGCGACCATCGGCAGCAAGGATATAGAGGTTGGCGGCAACGCCAATTTCGCCGGACAGGTGATCACGGACTCGCTCAATTCGCGCAGCGGCCTTCTTTCCGTGAACGACCCGCTGCGCCTGCCCGATGAAACCGAGTTTCCGACATGCACCGCCGATCTAGTCGGCGCGATCCGGCGCTATCAGGGGGCCGTCGAGATATGCGGCGTGGATTCCGGCTCGAACTACGCCTTCCTGCCAGTCGGCGGCGGCAGTGGTGGCGGAAGCGGCTCGCTGAACGACCTTTCCGATGTTGTCGCGGACTATGACGATTTTGAAAATATGTTCCTTGGCGATGGGGCTGGTCGGGTCAACGCCACCGGAGAAGGCAACACCGCGCTTGGCATTGACGCGCTCTACAATAATACGAGCGGGGGATGGAATATATCCATCGGATATACTTCGCTCGACCGCAATACGACCGGATCTGAAAACGTCGCAGTCGGCACGAATGCGCTCCACGACAACACGACTGGAAATTACAATGTGGCGGTTGGCTCAAACGCTCTGTGGTATGGGACCGTCTCTAACAATACAGCGGTCGGCTACAGTGCGCTAAAAGTGAATACGACCGGAACCAGCAACGCGGCGGTCGGCTATCAAGCCCTTTCCAAAAACACAACCGCTTCCGGTAATACAGCGCTAGGCTCTCAGGCGCTCCAAAATTCTACAACCGGAAGTGCAAATACAGCGGTTGGAACTTCCACTTTGCAGAACAACACGACAGGAATGTCGAATACGGCGGTAGGAACCAACGCGCTGTATAGTACCAAGACGGGCGGCTATAACGTAGCCTTGGGCAATCAGGCTCTTTTCAACAACACTACGGGAACCAACAATACCGCGCTTGGGTATCAAGCACTCTATACCAGCACCACCTCCACAGGTAATACGGCGGTCGGCTATCAGGCGCTGACCTTGGCCAATTTCAATAGCTACAACACCGCCAGCTACAACACGGCGGTCGGTAATCTGACCCTCAGTAAGAACACATGGGGCGAAGGCAACACGGCGGTCGGCAATACCGCGCTTCAGAATAACACAACCGGATTTCACAACACCGCGCTTGGCTTCGAAGCGCTCAAAAGCACCACCGGGGCCAGCGACAGCACGGCGGTTGGCTATCAGGCATTGTCCTCCTACAAGGACGGCTACGCCTACAGCACAGCGGTCGGCGCTCGGGCGCTGGCGAACGCAAACAATGGCGGCTTCAACACGGCGGTCGGCTCTCACGCTTTGGAGCAAACCACCACGGGCACCAACAATACCGCCGTTGGTGTGGACGCCGCCGCCTCCAACACGGAGGGCGGCGGGAACACCGCCATCGGCATGTGGGCGCTCACGACCAACACCACGGGCGCATCCAATACGGTTCTTGGTCTGGACGCCCTGAGCAGCAACACCACGGGCAGTTATAACGTGTCGGTCGGTCGGGGATCGATGGGCAGCAATACCGAGGGCAGTTTCAACACGGTAGTAGGCAACAGCGCGGGCGGGTCGGGCGGCGACAATGTGGCAGTCGGCTATTCGGCGCTCGCCGGGAGCGGCGACCGGAATATCGCCGTCGGCATTTGGGCGCTTGAAAGCAATTCCACAGGCTACGGCAATGTCGGTGTCGGCTATGCCGCTCTGGATACCAACACCACAGGCAGCAACAATACCGCTCTCGGCTATTTCGCCGATGTATCCTCGGCGAACCTCACCAACGCCACGGCCATCGGTAACGACGCGAAGGCCACGGCCAGCAATTCCATCGTCCTCGGCAATAGCGACATTACGAAGATATATGCCAAGGTCACGTCGATCACGGCAATTTCAGACCGCCGCCTGAAACGCGACATTGGCGATCTCGGCCTTGGGCTGGACTTCCTGCGGAAGCTCCGCCCCGTCCAGTATCGTTTCAACAACGGCGACGACACGCTCCGCTATGGCTTTATCGCGCAGGAGGTGGAGGCGGCGCTTCCCGCCAGCCTGCAAAGGAAGGTAGAGGAATCCGCCCCCGGCAAGGAACTCGCGCTGCTCAACCGTCAGGCCGATGAACGGCGCACCTATCGCCTCTCCTATGGCGAGCTGACCGCGCCCTTGGTCAAGGCCGTGCAGCAGCTCGCCGCCAATGACGACCAGACGGCGAAGGAGATCGCCACGCTGAAAGGGGAGATCGCAGCACTCCGCGAAGCGCAACGAAGCTGCACCGGGAGATAG
- a CDS encoding recombinase family protein — protein MTGTTRLVGYARVSTADQNTDLQINALRGAGCAAIFEDKITGIAHAREGLDLALASIGQGEKLVVWKLDRLGRSIPHVMTVIADLEKRGASLVSLTENFDTSTEAGEIYSTILALFAHVERRMISQRTRAGLRAAKERGVVLGRRRKLSPSQIAEARNLMASGDMKAEAVAERYGVARATLFRNLKRQVPARLAA, from the coding sequence ATGACAGGAACAACCCGTCTGGTCGGCTACGCGCGAGTAAGCACGGCTGATCAGAATACAGACTTGCAGATCAATGCCTTACGCGGTGCAGGATGCGCCGCGATCTTCGAGGACAAGATAACGGGCATCGCCCATGCCCGCGAAGGGCTGGACCTCGCCTTGGCCTCCATCGGCCAGGGCGAGAAGCTGGTGGTGTGGAAGCTGGACCGTCTCGGGCGGTCCATCCCCCATGTGATGACGGTAATCGCCGATCTCGAGAAGCGCGGCGCGAGCCTCGTCAGTCTCACCGAGAATTTCGACACCAGCACCGAAGCCGGAGAGATTTACTCCACCATCCTCGCGCTCTTCGCCCACGTCGAGCGGCGCATGATCTCGCAGCGGACCCGCGCAGGGCTTCGCGCCGCCAAGGAGCGCGGCGTCGTTCTCGGACGGCGACGCAAGCTGTCGCCATCGCAGATCGCCGAAGCGCGCAACCTCATGGCGAGCGGCGACATGAAGGCCGAGGCCGTTGCCGAGCGCTACGGCGTCGCACGAGCGACGTTGTTCCGAAACCTGAAACGCCAAGTGCCCGCGCGGCTCGCGGCATAG
- a CDS encoding type IV secretory system conjugative DNA transfer family protein, whose translation MSLFDDFPRGRPGGDNWGAALGSASWSTSAPSWRPGMIFVGLDDAGNEVGHSDDRHIVTVAGSRGGKGVSAILPNLRRWPGSCAVLDPKGENATRTATIRAAMSGHRVAVVDPHGVAQVPDDLRASFNPLDLIDVAADDAIDIAAAIGDALMIDSGDGKDVHWTESARQVIEALILYVAVNEVEAGRSLVRVRQLLTKGEPERAALLNELEVEAHGSKGQIFSPFDALWDSMARFDCPNESVADVIVGAANSVRDMGENERGSVLSTARRNTKFIDSPWMRRALQGGRYAKLDIDLLKASERGLSIYLCLPARFLPTHARFLRLALNLILYRMEAQGLDQPRCGNPVLMVLDEIAAIGRLDCIEKAAGLMAGFGVKLWSIWQDLSQIQRDYRASWQTFLGNAGLLQFFANSDMTTLEWLSKRLGQVEVIRETQGASDATTASTSKSQSRTEQSGWTRSNGTTQGQSAMADLSRMATQDGGSGLIPFLARAGASGVAHSEGRSDQEGQSGGESAQQGDSVSSGTSRTETRNEGIHLTPLMTPDEIARIFARGTKRQIVVTEDGIAALRRHFPKIIVT comes from the coding sequence GTGTCGCTGTTCGATGATTTTCCGCGTGGGCGTCCGGGCGGCGACAATTGGGGCGCGGCGCTCGGCTCGGCGAGCTGGTCCACCTCCGCGCCGTCATGGCGACCGGGCATGATCTTCGTCGGCCTCGATGATGCGGGCAACGAGGTCGGCCATAGTGATGATCGCCATATCGTCACCGTCGCCGGATCGCGCGGCGGCAAGGGTGTCTCCGCGATCCTGCCGAACTTGCGCCGCTGGCCGGGAAGCTGCGCGGTTCTCGATCCCAAGGGCGAGAACGCGACGCGGACGGCCACGATCCGCGCCGCCATGTCGGGCCATCGCGTCGCCGTGGTCGATCCGCATGGCGTGGCGCAGGTGCCGGACGATCTCCGCGCCAGCTTCAACCCGCTCGATCTCATCGACGTAGCTGCGGACGACGCCATCGACATAGCCGCCGCCATCGGCGACGCGCTGATGATCGACAGCGGCGACGGCAAGGATGTGCATTGGACTGAGAGCGCCCGTCAGGTGATCGAAGCGTTGATCCTCTATGTCGCCGTCAACGAAGTGGAGGCGGGCCGGAGCCTCGTCCGCGTCCGCCAGCTTCTCACCAAGGGCGAGCCTGAACGCGCGGCTTTGCTCAACGAGCTGGAAGTGGAAGCGCACGGCAGCAAGGGACAAATCTTCTCGCCCTTCGATGCGCTGTGGGATTCGATGGCCCGGTTCGACTGCCCCAACGAGTCGGTGGCGGACGTGATCGTCGGCGCGGCGAACTCGGTGCGCGACATGGGCGAGAATGAGCGCGGCAGCGTGCTATCGACCGCGCGGCGCAACACGAAATTCATCGACTCGCCTTGGATGCGCCGCGCCTTGCAGGGCGGGCGCTATGCCAAGCTCGACATTGATCTGCTGAAGGCGTCGGAGCGCGGCCTGTCCATCTACCTGTGCCTGCCAGCCCGTTTCCTGCCGACCCATGCGCGGTTTCTGCGCCTCGCGCTGAACCTCATTCTCTACCGGATGGAAGCGCAAGGGCTGGACCAGCCGCGTTGCGGGAATCCGGTGTTGATGGTGCTGGACGAGATCGCCGCCATCGGTCGGCTGGACTGCATCGAGAAGGCGGCGGGGCTGATGGCCGGGTTCGGGGTCAAGCTGTGGAGCATCTGGCAGGATTTATCCCAGATACAGCGCGACTACCGCGCCTCATGGCAAACCTTCCTCGGCAATGCCGGACTGCTGCAATTCTTCGCCAACTCCGACATGACGACGCTCGAATGGTTGTCGAAACGGCTGGGCCAGGTGGAAGTGATCCGCGAGACGCAGGGGGCTTCTGACGCCACCACCGCCAGCACCTCGAAAAGCCAGAGCCGCACCGAGCAATCGGGCTGGACACGCTCCAACGGGACAACGCAGGGGCAAAGCGCGATGGCGGACTTATCGCGGATGGCGACGCAGGATGGCGGGTCAGGGCTGATCCCGTTCCTTGCCCGCGCGGGCGCGTCGGGTGTCGCGCATTCCGAAGGGCGTTCCGATCAGGAAGGCCAGTCGGGCGGGGAAAGCGCCCAACAGGGCGATAGCGTCTCGTCCGGCACCAGCCGCACCGAGACGCGCAACGAGGGGATTCACCTGACGCCACTCATGACGCCCGATGAGATTGCGCGGATTTTCGCGCGAGGGACCAAGCGGCAAATCGTCGTGACGGAGGATGGGATTGCAGCCCTGCGGCGGCATTTCCCCAAAATAATCGTCACCTAG
- a CDS encoding recombinase family protein, which translates to MTGKTIGYARTTSGEQDILPQVEALKAAGCSEVYHDDGASGESLDRPGLKLVLNYLNSGDTLKIANLDAIARSVATFAEFRKNLGDRKIRIELLEAGVRTSPLVAEAAMALTPTRGD; encoded by the coding sequence ATGACAGGAAAGACGATAGGCTATGCAAGGACGACCAGCGGCGAACAGGATATTCTACCGCAGGTCGAGGCCCTGAAAGCGGCGGGCTGCTCGGAGGTCTATCACGATGACGGCGCGTCCGGCGAGTCTCTGGATCGCCCCGGCCTTAAGCTGGTTCTAAACTACCTGAACTCCGGCGACACGCTCAAGATCGCGAACCTCGACGCGATTGCTCGTTCCGTCGCCACCTTCGCCGAATTTCGCAAAAACCTCGGCGACCGCAAAATTCGCATCGAGCTTCTGGAAGCTGGAGTTCGAACAAGCCCGCTGGTTGCGGAGGCGGCGATGGCATTGACGCCAACACGCGGCGATTGA
- a CDS encoding HNH endonuclease: MWRVDKPTITAEDAFETCISRIRDAGLKQRMEDITASVVASAAAYDAAAEQGRLHTTAVHTGVNGSVTTKEMIRLYDGRMAAAKSPGRGIYDALIASAEHGRCPFCGHRVVSTLDHVLPKAHYPALAVAPHNLVPSCADCNKTKHDQPLANEAQQYIHPYYDEIEGELWLRAEVLETAPASVRFFVEPFEGWPNILGQRVENHFTRLGLSKLYSSQAAQELVSIRYQVTALHDRLGADGVRQFLAESHASRSNARPNSWQTAFYSALSESDWYCNGGFA; this comes from the coding sequence ATGTGGCGCGTCGATAAACCGACTATCACGGCAGAAGATGCCTTCGAAACCTGCATCAGCCGGATTCGGGATGCGGGCCTCAAACAACGGATGGAAGATATAACCGCTTCTGTGGTGGCATCGGCTGCGGCTTATGACGCGGCGGCGGAGCAGGGGCGATTGCACACTACAGCCGTTCATACTGGCGTGAATGGATCGGTGACGACCAAAGAAATGATCCGGCTTTACGATGGGCGGATGGCGGCGGCCAAATCGCCGGGGCGAGGAATATACGACGCGCTTATAGCCTCGGCTGAACATGGAAGATGCCCATTTTGCGGCCATCGCGTTGTGTCCACCCTCGATCATGTTTTGCCGAAGGCGCATTACCCAGCGCTCGCGGTGGCGCCCCATAACCTTGTGCCGTCATGTGCAGACTGTAACAAAACCAAGCACGATCAGCCTCTCGCAAATGAGGCACAGCAATACATTCATCCTTATTACGATGAAATCGAAGGCGAGCTATGGTTGCGGGCAGAGGTGTTGGAAACAGCGCCAGCGTCGGTTCGCTTCTTTGTCGAACCCTTCGAAGGCTGGCCAAATATCCTTGGTCAGCGCGTCGAAAATCATTTCACGCGCCTTGGCCTCAGCAAACTTTATTCCTCGCAAGCGGCACAAGAGTTGGTGAGCATCAGATATCAGGTCACTGCGTTGCATGATCGGCTGGGTGCAGACGGGGTGCGGCAATTCCTTGCCGAAAGCCACGCGTCGCGCTCAAATGCCCGGCCAAATTCGTGGCAGACTGCGTTCTATTCGGCCCTCAGCGAGAGTGACTGGTATTGTAATGGGGGCTTCGCCTAA
- a CDS encoding ATP-dependent nuclease: MFFTVIPHGSRLPSGAKNKAFLLTDNWDDWFKFSTMYVLFYYDEEGEQHRIGEVKIGQFGLTSEQRRPPIPQEFDALDETFFSLGQDDTYYERASAMGEVIRRKFFDGLRDVAVDNDLFERALDEDVMGVSLLRSVSRSSVRGQFRRIANGGVRLTSYAFSYEPPRRRTAKLDPVKFEFKVKPDSNPPTNIHVLIGRNGVGKTHHLQLMTRALVERDAESSDVGKFRNDDNPFEDFEDDPEPIFENIVSVTFSAFDPFEPLPVRQNKSEGVRYQYIGLKKTSSASDGAPKTPGILGREFGASVKLVTGQLPKLERWRKALAVLEADPIFREANIASLADQSDEEEVKGEAARVFAKLSSGHKIVLLTITRLVETVEEKTLVFLDEPEAHLHPPLLSAFVRSLSDLLSNRNGVALIATHSPVVLQEVPKRCVWKLRRSGREVAIERPDIQTFGENVGILTREVFGLEVTDSGFHQLLAQAVEASPDYDEVLENFGSQLGAEARAIVQGMIASRDGGDD; this comes from the coding sequence ATGTTCTTCACCGTCATACCTCACGGCTCGCGCTTACCTTCGGGCGCAAAAAACAAAGCATTTCTTCTGACTGATAATTGGGATGACTGGTTCAAATTCTCGACCATGTACGTCCTCTTTTACTATGATGAAGAAGGCGAGCAGCATCGGATAGGTGAAGTTAAAATTGGCCAGTTTGGCCTAACCTCCGAACAACGTAGGCCGCCCATACCTCAAGAATTTGACGCTCTGGACGAAACCTTCTTCTCGCTCGGCCAAGACGACACCTATTATGAGCGCGCCAGCGCCATGGGCGAAGTCATTCGGCGAAAATTTTTTGATGGCCTTCGAGACGTCGCGGTAGACAATGATCTGTTTGAGCGTGCCCTCGACGAGGATGTGATGGGCGTTTCCCTCCTGCGTTCGGTTAGCCGCTCCTCCGTTCGTGGCCAGTTTCGCCGTATCGCCAACGGCGGCGTCCGTTTGACGAGCTATGCGTTCAGCTATGAGCCGCCCCGTAGACGCACGGCCAAACTTGATCCGGTGAAATTCGAATTCAAGGTCAAGCCAGATTCGAACCCCCCAACAAACATTCACGTTCTTATTGGCAGGAATGGTGTAGGCAAAACACATCACCTGCAACTGATGACACGGGCGTTGGTCGAGCGTGACGCGGAAAGCAGCGACGTAGGAAAATTCCGGAATGACGATAATCCGTTCGAGGATTTCGAGGACGATCCGGAGCCGATTTTTGAGAACATAGTCTCCGTCACGTTCAGCGCGTTCGATCCCTTCGAGCCATTGCCCGTTCGCCAGAACAAATCAGAAGGCGTTCGGTATCAGTATATCGGCCTCAAAAAAACTTCATCGGCATCGGACGGAGCGCCCAAGACTCCCGGCATTCTCGGGCGCGAATTCGGCGCAAGCGTAAAGCTGGTAACAGGCCAGCTTCCTAAGCTGGAGCGTTGGCGGAAAGCCCTCGCGGTCCTTGAAGCCGATCCGATATTCCGGGAAGCAAACATCGCTTCACTGGCAGACCAGAGCGACGAGGAAGAGGTAAAGGGCGAAGCTGCGCGCGTGTTCGCGAAACTTAGCTCCGGCCATAAGATCGTTCTTCTGACGATCACCCGACTTGTTGAAACCGTGGAGGAAAAAACGCTGGTATTCCTTGATGAGCCGGAAGCGCATTTGCATCCGCCATTGCTGTCAGCGTTTGTTCGTTCTCTGTCGGATCTGCTTTCCAACCGGAATGGGGTCGCGCTAATCGCCACGCATTCCCCTGTGGTTTTGCAGGAGGTGCCCAAGCGATGCGTTTGGAAGTTGCGACGGTCGGGGCGTGAAGTGGCTATCGAACGACCGGATATTCAAACTTTCGGCGAAAATGTTGGCATTCTGACTCGTGAGGTTTTCGGCCTTGAAGTCACCGATTCAGGTTTCCATCAGCTTCTGGCGCAGGCTGTGGAAGCCTCGCCGGACTATGACGAGGTGCTGGAGAATTTCGGCAGTCAGCTCGGCGCAGAAGCTCGCGCTATCGTGCAAGGAATGATCGCATCTCGTGATGGCGGTGACGATTAA
- a CDS encoding IS5/IS1182 family transposase codes for MRQAGLFGLSDHLKRLSADGDPLEVLAQVVDFETFRPTLIAALAYGDGAKGGRPPYDPVAMLKVLVLAAQNNVSDARMEYLIRDRLSWLRFLGFDLGAATPDANTIRLFREKLTEAGALDTLFMDFDRQLKDRGYLAMGGQIVDATLVAAPKQRNTEPEKAAIKDGKTAAEIWPDDPARAAQKDTDARWTLKFAKGRPAADGQGGFRPQIDIAIPSFGYKSSIAICRAFGFIRKGKVTDGARFDGRMLRDVVTCDNTASDVWADTAYRSQANEKWLKAQGRVSRIHRKKPRGKPMPDHIRRGNATKSKVRARVEHVFAQQKAKMALFIRTIGIKRAEAKITLANLAYNMNRLIFHERRAAIG; via the coding sequence ATGCGTCAGGCTGGATTGTTTGGGTTATCGGATCATTTGAAGCGGCTTTCAGCCGATGGCGATCCGCTGGAGGTTTTGGCCCAGGTAGTGGATTTCGAGACGTTTCGCCCAACGTTGATTGCGGCGCTGGCGTATGGCGACGGGGCGAAGGGCGGCCGTCCGCCGTATGATCCGGTGGCAATGCTCAAGGTGCTGGTGCTGGCGGCGCAGAACAATGTTAGCGATGCGCGCATGGAATACCTGATCCGCGACCGCCTCAGCTGGCTGCGCTTCCTCGGTTTCGACCTTGGTGCGGCGACACCGGATGCCAACACGATCCGCCTGTTTCGCGAGAAGCTGACCGAGGCGGGAGCGCTCGATACGCTGTTCATGGATTTCGACCGCCAACTCAAGGATCGGGGCTACCTCGCTATGGGCGGTCAGATTGTCGATGCAACACTGGTGGCCGCGCCCAAGCAGCGCAACACCGAGCCGGAAAAGGCGGCGATCAAGGATGGCAAGACTGCCGCCGAGATCTGGCCCGATGACCCCGCCCGTGCAGCGCAAAAGGACACGGATGCGCGCTGGACGCTCAAGTTTGCCAAGGGCCGCCCAGCGGCGGACGGCCAAGGGGGCTTCAGGCCGCAGATCGACATCGCCATCCCCAGCTTCGGCTACAAAAGTAGCATCGCGATCTGCCGAGCCTTCGGCTTCATCCGCAAGGGCAAGGTCACCGATGGAGCCCGCTTCGATGGCCGGATGCTCCGGGACGTGGTGACTTGCGACAACACCGCATCGGACGTCTGGGCCGATACAGCCTACCGCAGCCAGGCCAACGAGAAGTGGCTCAAAGCGCAGGGCCGGGTCAGTCGTATCCATCGCAAGAAGCCCAGGGGCAAACCCATGCCGGATCACATCCGGCGCGGGAATGCTACAAAGTCAAAGGTCCGCGCCCGGGTCGAGCACGTGTTCGCGCAGCAGAAAGCCAAGATGGCGCTGTTCATTCGCACCATCGGCATCAAGCGCGCCGAGGCCAAGATCACACTGGCCAATCTGGCTTACAACATGAACCGTCTGATCTTCCACGAACGACGGGCAGCGATTGGGTAG